From Rhineura floridana isolate rRhiFlo1 chromosome 12, rRhiFlo1.hap2, whole genome shotgun sequence:
tggACAATGTCagaccaatctttaaaaagggatctggaGGGATCCcaaaattacaggccggttagttTAACCGGTtagtcccaggaaaactggtggaaagtattgttaaagataaggtAGCCAAGCATAAAGAAGAACAAGACTTGCTGAAAAAGaaccagcatgacttctgcaagggtaagtcctgtcttactaatctattagagttctttgagagtgtcaacaagcatataggtaGAGGTGATCAAGCTGACATAATGTacttgaactttcaaaaagctttcaacaaggtacctcgtcaaagactcctgagtaagcttagcaaccATGGAATATGATGAGAAGTCctattgtggatcaggaactggttgaaccagagagtaggaataaatggacggttctcccaatggagggaggtAGAAATCCCCCAAGCatctgtattgggacctgtgttttttaaattgttcacaAACTATCTAGTCTTAGGGaagagcagtgaggtggccacatTTGCTGGTGATAGTAAATTGTTcaggttattaaaacaaaaaaggattgcaaagagctcccaaTGGACCTCTCCAAACCGAATGAATGGGCGCTACAATGCAATttgatgtaaacaagtgtaaagttatgcatattcaagcaaaagatcttaatttcacatagatGCTCATGTggtttgaactggcagtgactgaccaggaatgagaccttggagtcCTAGTGGATAGCTTGAAAAAGATGTCATgccaatgtgtggcagctgtgaaaaaggcaaattccatgctaggggccTGTAGaaaaggattgaaaataaaactgctgatatcataattatacaaatctattgtgcggccgcatttggaacactgtggacagttctggttgtctcacctcaaaaagaatagagttgaaaaagattcagaaaggggcaaccaagatgatcaaggtgatggagtgactcccctatgaggaaaggttgcagcatttgaggctttttagtttagagaaaaggcaagtaagggcatgatggaagtgtatgacattatgcatggcatggagaaagtgaacaggAAAAGGTGttcttccctctctcataacaccagaactcgtggacatccaatgaagctgaatgttggaagattcaggatagagaaaagaaagaacttcttttGTATAgaaagtgcatagttaaactatggaatttgctcccacaggagacagtgatggccaccaacttggatggcttgaaaagaggaggagacaaattcatggaggatgtacATTCAGGGGATCACTTCAAAAAGTCCCCTCCGTGTGTGGCAGCCATTCCAATGAGTTGTGGTGTGGGTGGGTGCGCACACGCATGCGAACATGCACATAGTTATTTCAGTGCTCAAATTTTGGCAGCAAGATTTGAGTTTCAACCAAGACACTTGGTCTATATTGCATGGACATAATGATATGAGGTCCAGGGGTATGTATTATTGCATATACATCCAAGTTGATTCAGGGACAGTGATCAACCAGCCTTGCTCCAAGTGATTACAGTGCCCACATGCTACTTAACGCATGAGGCACCCCCAGGGAAAGAGCATGTGTGGTGTggtgcagtgggggggggagagcaatgACCTATCCACCCTACAAGCTGAGGTCTACCACAACATGCTTGTACACCAGTGTGTTTCCCTTGAAGCTGGGGGCCAGTAGGACATCTATGTCCTCTAAGGGGATGGGGCGGAACGCTCGTGGGGCCTGGACCGAGAGTTCCTGGAACTTCTCAAATCTCTGCTTCTCTTCATCCCAAAGATAGATGTGGGTAAAGGAGAAGTCACTGCCCAGGGCCACGTATTGGTGCTGAGACACCCTGAAGGGCTCCATGACCATGGAACCCCGGGAGGGCAAGGTCTGCACCTCCGTGAACCGCAGACCCTCCCACTTGACCACCTTGGAGTCGCCAATGTAACGGCTCAGGCACAAGTAGCTGTCCCTCTTGATTCGGAAATGCTTGACCATCTGCACGTCCATCACTTCCGCCACATCGCCCAAGTGGACAAATTGTTTTTGCGAACGATTCCATTGGTAGATGATGGGCACCTGGGAGCTGCTGGAAATGATGAGCCAGGGCTGGCCATCAGTCTCCACATATTCCACGTCAGTGTCACGGTGCCACGAGTGCAGGTCCTGATGGGAGTAGAAGCCATTTTGGTTCCAGCGGTAGAGGCTGGTGGAGCCTGCCTTGGAGCTGTCAGCGATGACAAAGAACCAATCACCTTCAATCTGGAAGGCCTCAATGTCGTTGGGCTTACGGATCTTCTGGCTGTCGATGTCTAGGATCTTGATGAACTTGTCAGTGTTGCTGTCCCAGCGATAAATGTAGGAGCCGCCGAAGAGCTGGGCCACCACGACATACAGCTGCGACTCAGCCACAATTGGCTTGCAGTAGACCACTGAGTGAGCTGGAATGGAGCATTGGGAAGCATCAGCACAGAAAAGCCCGTCGCTTGAGCTCTGTAGCATCACATCATCCCACGCAAAAATACACTATATGCCAGTCTAAATGGATGTGGACATCCAGTTCTGTTCTTGCACACATTATTGTTACtatttttactattattattattgttattgttattattgttattattaatttatttatttttattattgttgttgttgttatcctggcttccctcccagaaggagtccagggtggcaaacaaaaacatcaaaacatatttaaaacatcttaaaaacaaagcatctttaaaattaaatctttaaaacatctttttaaaaagcctcaaaacaattccagcacagatgcagactataaACCCAGTGCGGTGTAGTcattagagtgtcggactgggacctgggagaccagggttcaaatccctgttcggCCATTTAGCTCACAGGGTGACTTTGGACTAGTCATtatatctctcagcctgacctacctcacaggattgttgtgaagataaaatcatgaaggggagagccatgtttgtatgccaccttgagctccttggagaaaaggtgggatataaattaaataattaacttAAATTACACTATAAAGCATTTCATCAGCTTTTACTTCTGTCACTCACAGAAAGGCAGCCCTGAGTACTTGAGGGCTGTGGTGAGGCTCAGGGTCCACTCTAGAGCCATCACAGTCACCAGAAAGgaacaggaggctgccttatattgaattgaACCATCTAGCTCACTCATGTCTGCACtggccggcagtggctctccaggatttcagacaggggtctcctcccagccctacccgtagaggccattggggactgaatctggggccatctgcatgcaaggcatgggTTATGTCATTGATGTGCAATGCAAAATGAAATACCAAAAACTATGCAAGTAATCCTGTATGTTTAAAGTGCttcaactaaaaaaaaccccagtgacatcaacaataaaaaagaaTAAGTCCCAGTGCATGCCAGTCATTCCAGTGACTTTGCACTCATTAGTCAGAACACTACAAGCAAAGAGCAGGCCTGCTGCTTTCTGAGTATTGCTTGCACCTTTTTCTGTACACATCCAAGGGGTAAAGAGCTGGCATAGTATAGTGGATGAGAGGCCCAGCTTTGAATCAGGAAGGCCTTGGTCAAAAGCGCACCTCTGCCACAaattctctctcagccccccccccccccatctgctatATGAGGATAATCATACTGGTCTACCAGACAGGAGGATTGTTGTAATTTAAatgtttatcccacccttcctccccaaggagcccagggcacttaTAAGGATTGCAAGAGGGTAACGGTGAAGGTCTGCAGGGGAAAGGGCTCCTCCCAGCACGGCCCCTTGAAGAAGGCCCCATGCCACTTCTGTAGGGGCCAGGCCAGGCCAAGAGATGAGCAGGGCAGGGAGCAGCTGCCGGTGTCTGGGACCGATGAAGGATGGAGCTCATCTCCGGGAGCATGAAGAGTCTTGCGCAGCCGCCTGGGAGGGGCGTTTTGAGGAGAAGCAGTAGAGACCCCAGGAGGAGCTGCTCTCCCGGGGATCTCCTGGAGCATCTTCCTCTGcccactgggggtggggggcggGAGGCTTGGCAAAGTGCCCCCCCAACCATCCTCCAAACCCTCCAGGGCAAGGATACCGTGGAACTGACCCACTTGGGGTGACCCTACAGGGGCCAGCCCCATAGCCCTGAGAAAGGGGCAACCGGGGACTGAGTCACAGGACTCGGAAAGGAAGGGACTCTAGCCCCAACCCACCTGCTGGAAACAGGTGGGACGTGGGGCTTTTACAGTGGCTGTCTCAGAGAGCACCCCAGTAAAGTGCAAGTACAGGCAGAAGGCCTTGAGAAGGGCCTCTACGGCGGTGGCCCCAAGAGCAGAGAGAGAGCGCGGATACTGGTGACTCTCCTGGTGGGGAGAGGTGGGGAGTTTTTGGAAGGTGTGTTTTGTCTTTGGAAACTCCCCGCACAGTGTTGTGATACTTCTGCATCAAGCACTTGTTATACCGGCAGTTGAAAGCAATCCGGCTGCCCTTTCCTGCGCTGGGCACTTCTGAGGATAACATTATTATCATCTAGGTGCACTGGAGGTTTTGTTGCAGTGGATTTTCACATTGATAAATAGCATATATTGATACTGTTTTAAGGACTGATACCGTCTATTTTGCCATGAATTTAAAATGTTATCATAACTGAAATGAACTGGTTGCTTGGACTGCTGCATTATGTTTTGAAACAGAATGCGTACTAAATTCGGTATTGTAATGATGGTGTTAAAAGTGGCATGCAAAttaatagtagtaatagtaataaccaTATATGTGCAGCACTTTGAACGTTCAAATCTCTTTATAAATGCTaagtagtagaaaaagaggaagaccaaaccagagatcgcttgattccataaaggaagccacagacctgaacttacaagatctgaacagggtggttcacgacagatgctcttggaggtcactgattcatagggtcgccatgagtcgtaatcgacttgaaggcacataacaacaaatgattAAACtctggcattttttttaatggatactGAAATACAGGGAAGGAGTCCAGAATATGGGGGAGCAGTGACCTCACGTGGTACTCTCCCCTTCTTACACCTGGGGCTTCCAGGCAGGCCAAAAGAAAGCCTAGTCAACCCCCAGCACCTCTTTCCAGAAATCGGCCTCTGCAGGATGTACACCTACAACTATCATACACGTGCGCAACAAATGCACGTTTTCAGTCTTCATATATGCCAACATGCCAGGGAGCAGGGGTACAAGCAAGCTGCTTGATGGTGCTGCATTTCTCAGTCCTCTCTCTTCCTGGCGCCAACCACAAGGACCCCCTCCCAGCCCAATTGAAACATCTGCTCCTTACCAGGGATGTGGTCAAAGTCCCGCAGCTTGCGCTCTACATAGTCCCATTTGAGGATGGTGCAGCTGCTGGAACTTGGCTGGGCCAAAGCCACATAGAGGTCACTGGCGTACAGGAAAGGCTctgcagacacagactggaaaggCAGGACCTGATGCACGACGAAGTCTGATGCAGAAAAGAACCAAAGTGACTCTCTCTGCATTCCATGTAAGTCCAGCTGATCCCTTATAAAAACCCTAAACAGCACGGAGAACCACCACCTATGACATGAGGGTGCCTGAACTCTATGGCCATCATCAAACCCTCTAGGTCCCCTCCACCACCTGAAGCGAGACAGCGGTCAGCTGGAAGAGAACCTTCTCGATAGTGATGTCCTACTTCCAGAACGCTATCTCCAAGGAAGCCTGGGACCACTCGGCTGTTACTCCAGTGCCAGGATAAGGCCCCCCACCCATATTTTGCAGCATGGAACGGCTTCAGatgagggcaacgaggatgatcaggggactggaaacaaagccctatgaggagagactgaaagagctgggcatgtttagccttgagaagactgaggggtgctatgatagcacttttcaagtacacgaaaggttgccacacagaggagggccgggatctcttctcgatcatcccagagtgcaggacacagaataatgggctcaagttacaggaagccagatttcgactgaacatcaggaaaaacatcttgACTGTTAgggtggtacgacaatggaaccaatgacctagggaggaggtgggctgtccaacactagaggcattcaagaggcagctggacaaccacctgttggatatgctttaatttggattcctgcattgagcaggggcttggacttgatggccgtataggccccttccaactctacgattctatgattctatgaaatgcaagcCATTTTTAACAGTCGTTTCACCAGCTGAATTTTTATTCTGTATTGTGACTGCTGTTCCACTATTTTTATGTCTGTAGcacttttttaatatatttatggtTCCCTCCTTTTAATGTATACCACCCTCATTATTTTATTCTGAAGGGCAGCATAGAAATTGTCTACAAACAACTAGCTAGCAGTTTCATTGCCATCTCTCCAGCCCTGCTGGCGGTTGACTCTAGAGCCACATCAAGGCAGCCTCTGCCATTGGGGGCTCATTCTCCGTTGTTTCAAGAAAGGCTGCCATGTTGTTCTTCTTCCACTTCAGTGTCCCCTGTGAAAATATCTTTTCAGCTGTGTTCATAACAAGGGTGGCAATATCAGGCACAGCCTATGAAAATCAAGTGATTCAACACCAAGCAGTCGGTCACTACCTGcggctggtggtttttcccagcaCTGCAGATAGGGTTATAGatacagctttgcatgcagaatttgATCCTCTCATACAGCTAAAGGCACAGGAACCTTGACAGGAATAAAGTTAACAACCATACTCTGTGCACCCAAGGCTTTTGCAGAAGTTGTCTGTATTTTTTCAAATGTATCTTGCctaggaatttgcttttttcacaaaaCGAAAGGGGTCTGAAATCCAGGTAAATTCCAGGCATCATATCCATAGCTCCCCATGTCCTTCTGCATGCTATCCCATTTCTCAGAAGGCCCTGCAAACACCAGCTGCTCCTACCTGTGGTGACACAGTCAAAATTCTTGAGGGGCAGGTCCCGGATCATCTGGCCTTGGTACTGAGGGGGGCTTCCGCAGAAAATGGCAGGTACGCTCGTGTTGGTGCTCTCCATCCATTCTACCAACCACTTGATGTTGCAATCACAGATCAAGGAATTGCCCCGGAGGTCTCTGTGGAAGAGACCATTCAGGAGCAGCCACCCCAAAAAGATGCACAGTCTGAGTATGTACTGAAAGCTTGAGTTGTACATTTGGGCTGAGCATGGCCCTAAAGCTCCGCCCCCTTTAGGGCAGGGTTAGAAAATGTGAACCGATTGTTTCAACTTGATTCAAGAACCAAATAATGCCTTATTTCTATTTTCTGAAGAGCATATGTGGCGTTTTAACTGGGCTGAGATGCGCTGAGTTGGCACATAGGATTTCCCACAAGCCACAaggcccaggctatggtctgaaggcacttgaGGCCAGTCCCTGCtggagctaagcagggtcaggcctggtcagtgcctggatgggagaccgcctgggaaccatctgtaagctgccttgggtttcatgaaaagaaaggcagggtataaatgaaataaataaacaataataaggTGCTTCTGATAATCCCTGAACCGGCTTCCATTAGTCTTACTAGCAGGCTAGAATAGAGGGGTCACCACAGTCCGCATAGGGACATTTTTCATAATCTGCCTGCCCTTTCTTCTGGAAAGTTCTGCAGTGTATCTTTGGATTACcctgatgaaatggaaatggactgccttcaagtcgatcctgacttatggcgaccctacgaatagggttttcatggtaagcggttttcagaagtggtttaccattgcctccctctgaggctgagaggcagtgactggcccagggtcacccagtgagcttcatggctctgtggggattcgaaccctggtctcccaggttgtagtccagcactctaaccactgcaccacaatgGCTCGCAACCGATTACCCTGATAGGTAGTTGAAAAGCCTCAATTTCATCTGACATCAATGTTTTAATAATGGCTCTGCTGAGTTGTAAAACAAGGcctcctccagactggtgttttattgcgtaTTTATTCTGCAGCATATTCTTGACaccataatagtgcattagtggtggacttatcctgctttattagttgtttggtgatgcttccccaatgctaccacattagtGCTCTCTGGAGAGGCCGGAGAGCAACAAAAACAGGACAACCCACCCACCGACCCCGAACATTTATGGTATGAAAAGTATCAGGATTTAATCAGGAAATTACAGGACATACTCTGATTGCAAATGAAGCAATATAGCTGCCCCcaaacctttgcaggtgcaaacagtactgaaagtggGGTAACGTATGATGCCCCCCTCCCCGATAGCATCATGAGAACAAACCATCCtgaatgtaaaataaaaaggatgtctgctgtaacttcctgatgaaatctcataacttttcataccacaaatgttctggcttATTTTTCTTATGCTGTGGCCACTCTGGACAGCAACAATGTGGTACcagaaatccaccactaatgtcctgttattgtgtcaagaacatgacAGAATAAACCTGCATTAAAACGTCAGTCTGGAGGGACCCCTGGAGGCCAATCCAGTCAAAGTTCAACACTTCAAAGTTAAGTTGCTACTTTTAAGTCTCACTGATTTTGAAAGGAAAATTATATGCATGCTTATATCTCTCCTATTGCCTTCAGATGAAATTGAATTATTGAATCTAGTTTTCACCAAGCCCTTCACAGTCATTGCTCAGGTctgccatttttggtgaaattcttgTAACTTGCCATGAACTTGGTATGCTATGAATATGGGTGGGTGGAGCTCACCAGGGAGTCTCAATTGCAAAAGGCACAGGGAGAGCTGAACTACGCACACCAAAGCGAGGAGGAACCTTACAGGTCGCTCAGGATGTCCAAGGGCTTCAGGAGGTCTCTGGGCAGCTTCTGCAGATTGTTGTTGGCCAAAGAACTGGAAGACAGGAAGGAAGAAGGGTTGGGTTGTGCCACATGTGCTGTTCccccattttcatttcatttcattgaaAGGAGTGCCTGCAGTGGAATGACTgctggaaatatttttaaaaaaccattcaaAAGTGCAAATATTCACCACCTTTTTTCAACTGTTTATTGCTGCAAGCATTAAGACCACAGTGTCATAATATTTGAATCTTCCACAATGTGTGCACCAGCTTGCCCCTTTTTTTCTGGCATAAGCGTCGCTTTGaatgtttgaaatggaaatggactgccttcaagtcgatcctgatttatggctaccctgaaatgaatggggatttcatggtaagcggtatccagagggggttcaccattgcctccctctgaggctagtcctccccagatggctagggcctgctcagcttgccacagctgcaccagccagccccttccttgtccgcaactgccagctgggggctctcctccccactgtgctataccatacgTATATACAACCAGAGCACACATGATTACATGCTGGTTTCTGACTTCCACACAAATCAGATTCTGCACCAAAGTAACTTGAATTCCACACAAAGGTATTACTTATCTCAGTTCTTCCTAATGTTGTTAACCCACCTCATCATTATGCTATTACTGGTTCATTTCATCTTCAATCATTAATTTACTTGTTCTATGTTGAAAAGCATTATTTCATGCCAACATTTCTACAGCATCCTGTAGCACCATTATGTTTGTGCGAACGTTACCAATGTAACTTTCAGTTTATTTCGttgcattatttattattgtatcattttttttattacaaaatCTAATTCTTATGAACTGTATTCCTTTAATAAACCGGTATATTTATTTCAGTTACAGTTCTGAGTTAATGGTGGGTGTTTTCCCTCCTCATTCCGTCAGATTGCTGCTGAGCAAATATAACCAGGGAGATTAATCCAATGAAGGTTGATGCACAGGCCAGAAATTGGCATGGTATGCGTTGTCTTTGATTTAGAACCTTATTttcagtggccatcactgcctcttgtgggagtgaattccacagtttaactacacactgtgtgaagaagctcttccttttgtctgccctgaatcttccaacattaagcTTCATTAAATGTgtgtgagttctagtgttacgagagagggagaaaaactctactctactcactttctccatgccattcatAAATTCACGAGCTTGTGAATGCTTATGCACAAGTGATAACTAGGGGTGGAAAGGTCTGTGTCTGTTTCagttcccagtttctcatttttccaaagttaaatttagttctctacatttctgcagcaatctgcgaattgttttttaatccacatgaaaattctccaccattttagtgtgaatttctccaaataaacacatttttgcaggtggttttgtggtgtagtggttgaggtgttggactacgacctgggagaccggggttcgaatccccacacagctatgaagctcactgggtgaccttgggccagtcactgcctctcagcctcagaggaaggcaatgggaaaccccctctgaatatcgcgtACCATGGaacccctgttcatagggtcgccacaagtcggaatcgacttgaaggtggtcCATTTCATCTTATTtttacaaaggtacacatttttgcaagccttctcatcattttatgcctttttgcatgtcattttcactcatgtattcatttttatgcacactttcccctaatatatgcatgtttgtaaatgttgtttagttggcgaactgcattccaaaattctaataaattcaaattttgaaggccggctgtgtttcggttctcatattgtttcggaaattatgaatttgataaattctgcttgaaatgcaaagtgaatcaaaattctcacccatccctagcgatAACTCACAGGTGTGTTAGAGTCTTGAGTCCACGGAAGGTGTTTTTTGACAGAGACTGGATGTTGTTATTCTCGATGAACCTTAAGGCAAAGAGCAGGACAGATCCTTTACAGCTCTTGCAGTCTGATGTTGCTTAAACCCTCCCCCCCAGCCAATGGAGTTATATGCTCCACCCATATTAAAACACTTCCAGACAGGTCTGGCAGATATGTGGCCACCTGGGGCGAGCCCttggctctctctctcccacccactcCCAGTTCCCTTCACCAGCCCTCTCCAAGGATGAGCATCTCCCCCAATCCTTTCCCTCTCCCTAAGAGTTTGCAGTTGCTAGACAACTGCAGCATCTCCAAAGTACAGATGCAGGGTGGTGGCAAAGGCAGGGATGCCTGGAGCTGCTCACGCAGGCCCAACATACGTTGGGCAAATGACCTGCTCACTTTGCAGATGGGCTGGCCTTGCTTCAAGACAAAAACAGCAGCCCTTCCCGGTGGCCTGTCCCAGTCCCTCCTGCCTACAAGCATGTGTTCCAGGCATACACCTGCTCTGGCTGCCCCCCTTCTCAGCACTGTCTCCTACTAAAAGTTTTGCCCCAGTGTGCCCCCATCCCCTCTACATGCTATATTCCAACTGGGGGCTAGAGAAAAGTTGTCAGTGGCCCATACAGGTACTGCAGGTGCGAGAGTCCAGTGAATGCATTGTCCCCGATCAAGGAAAATTTGTTGGAATTCAATAACCTGCAAAGACGAAGACACAGTGTTTTAAAACAGTGAGATGGGACAGTGCTATCAGAACCACAACAAATCCCACAAATACTTTGTTTAATATTTCTTTTTGAGTGCCACAGGAAGCCTGCTTTCCATCAGGCTCCAGCAGAGGGAGAGATAGGACCACAGCGCCTCTCAGTTGGCTCAGTGGAGAGAACACCAACTTTTGGCTGCTCTGCTCCTTGAACtccttccattccagctggtcattacaTGAACTCTGTAACTAAAATTTACTAGTGCCTGGGTTTGCTTTTTTTCCTCCTGCCTCCtgatcctttttccttttgtgatgTGTAATTTAGAATGCAAGCAAGGTGGGAAAAGGGATGGTCTTATTACTGATATTTGCAAGCCACTTTGggagttttttctttcttttttctgaagagtggggtaaaagaatttttaaaagagtTAACATTTTTGCTCTACCCTCAAATTGACATATTTAATGGTAGGAAGGGGTTTTCCTTCCAAACTCATTTGCCAGTGACCCTGCAGATGGTGTATCTTCCCTTATGGCAAGTGCCACCTTGGTTCACTTACTTCAGTCATATGGTGCCAACCTCTCTAGCAAATCTTTGGTTGCACCAGTCTTTCTTACTATTCCGCTCTGTACATTATAATCTGGGATCATGTAGGAAAAAAGTGCCACCTAGCAGCTCaggttatgcacattttctcttaACTTACAAAGGAGCTAAGGAGATGCAATTTCCAGTTTCAAACAGTTGTGCAATTCTCCTTGTATCTGGTTTGCACAGGAGCTGTGCTCTGCTTTGAATTAGTAAACTCAGCTCATAGAAAGTTATCTTGAATGTTTAAGAAACTCCAGACAGTGTAGTTGAAATGACAGGAATAAAGGCAAAGGCTGGAGGTAGAATTTTAAACATGAAGTAGATCCTGAAAATCAGAAGTTTCAACCAGCCAGGTAGTTGAATGAACAGCTCTAATCAGTTTTCCTTGCCTTGCCCTATGGCATTTACGATATAGCAGAAACCCTCTGCCCttactccaaccccctgctattTCCAAGCTGCAAAAGTCTATCTGTCCAGGCAGCTCGAGGAAGGACATCCTCTCTCAACTGCTGCAACAGGAATTCTGCTCTTTTCTTTGCCAGTTGCTGTCCTAGGCAGCCACTCCATTGGTAAAGATCTTTGGCTGGTTTGGCATGGTAGTGGCACAACTCAGGATAACAACTCTCCTTTCCAAAGACAAAACTTCAgccagatagacagacagagggAGACGGAGAGAATCAGAGACATACAGGAACTGCAAGAACGGGAGATGAGCAAAGGCGGCTTCTTTGATTTCACTGAAGGCGGCATTTATCAGGGTCCTGCAGAAGAGGAGATGTAAAgagagaaattattattattattattgttgttgttgttgttgttattatatcctgccctacctcccagcaggagcccagggtggcaaaaaaaaaagcactaaaaacatcataaaaacaaactttaaaacacattcaaacaaaacatcttcaaaaacattacttaaaaaagcTATCATGTTGAAATGTTGAAAGGCACCCTGGCAGAATGAAGCGTTTGAATCTTGCAAAAGGATCTGTGCAGTAGCACTTTGATCTGAAGCACACAAAACTTCAGGGCTAGTGTGTTAACTGTCTAACAAGACACAAGAATGTTGACACACACAGTGTTAGGGTAGCCTAGCACAATGCAGGGGTGTACTAGGACATATCTTATAGATGCCCCAGAAAGACACGCTGATTCTACACCTGTCCGTGTAACCGGCGTGGCTGTCCCCCAGGAAATGGTACTTTGACGAGGGTGTGGAGAA
This genomic window contains:
- the LGI3 gene encoding leucine-rich repeat LGI family member 3, with protein sequence MVLSSSRSSVALGEWRQRQRRSPHSALVVSRFETPTLSRYWSAWLLGRLRLDEQQSALWSLLLLWNCRTLINAAFSEIKEAAFAHLPFLQFLLLNSNKFSLIGDNAFTGLSHLQYLFIENNNIQSLSKNTFRGLKTLTHLSLANNNLQKLPRDLLKPLDILSDLDLRGNSLICDCNIKWLVEWMESTNTSVPAIFCGSPPQYQGQMIRDLPLKNFDCVTTDFVVHQVLPFQSVSAEPFLYASDLYVALAQPSSSSCTILKWDYVERKLRDFDHIPAHSVVYCKPIVAESQLYVVVAQLFGGSYIYRWDSNTDKFIKILDIDSQKIRKPNDIEAFQIEGDWFFVIADSSKAGSTSLYRWNQNGFYSHQDLHSWHRDTDVEYVETDGQPWLIISSSSQVPIIYQWNRSQKQFVHLGDVAEVMDVQMVKHFRIKRDSYLCLSRYIGDSKVVKWEGLRFTEVQTLPSRGSMVMEPFRVSQHQYVALGSDFSFTHIYLWDEEKQRFEKFQELSVQAPRAFRPIPLEDIDVLLAPSFKGNTLVYKHVVVDLSL